The following coding sequences lie in one Myxococcus xanthus genomic window:
- a CDS encoding GAF domain-containing protein, producing MIEAFSKVSEASKLLLEKGLGPSTGMEALSMVGHALGVDRAYILENRVQGTYGRFITDMRYAWAEPPTPSPLANPVMRAFSFREFAPGWVDMLEAGMVVACPTRDAPPMMKDLLERQGTQSILLCPINPSRQQWWGMVAFEDCRRPRAWKPEEVTLLKSLGRAVAASVRHGQMRSSLDQVRNSLRQAVSRTPVSGL from the coding sequence ATGATCGAAGCCTTCTCGAAGGTGTCGGAAGCCTCGAAGCTGCTGCTGGAGAAGGGCCTGGGCCCGAGCACCGGCATGGAGGCGCTGAGCATGGTGGGCCACGCGCTGGGCGTGGACCGCGCGTACATCCTGGAAAACCGCGTGCAGGGCACGTACGGCCGGTTCATCACCGACATGCGCTACGCCTGGGCGGAGCCGCCCACGCCGTCGCCGCTGGCCAACCCGGTGATGCGGGCCTTCTCCTTCCGCGAGTTCGCGCCGGGCTGGGTGGACATGCTGGAGGCCGGCATGGTGGTGGCGTGCCCCACCCGTGACGCGCCCCCGATGATGAAGGACTTGTTGGAGCGCCAGGGAACGCAGTCCATCCTCCTGTGCCCCATCAACCCCTCCCGGCAGCAGTGGTGGGGCATGGTGGCCTTCGAGGACTGCCGCCGTCCCCGCGCCTGGAAGCCGGAGGAAGTGACGCTGCTCAAGTCCCTGGGGCGCGCGGTGGCGGCGTCCGTCCGACATGGGCAGATGCGCTCCTCCCTGGACCAGGTCCGCAACAGCCTGCGCCAGGCGGTGAGCCGCACCCCGGTGTCCGGACTCTGA
- a CDS encoding TerB family tellurite resistance protein, which translates to MSPEEQFHVEVLKLLLQVATVDGRVAHSEIGHILDTARGMSVPLPELAALTRCLRNNEPLPPPNMGILRTNPSAVIREAKALIASDGSVHAAEIEMLRQIRELLGVIN; encoded by the coding sequence ATGAGCCCCGAAGAACAATTCCACGTCGAAGTCCTCAAGCTGCTGCTCCAGGTCGCCACCGTCGACGGCCGCGTCGCGCACTCCGAGATTGGGCACATCCTGGACACCGCGCGAGGCATGAGCGTGCCCCTGCCGGAGCTGGCGGCGCTGACGCGCTGTCTGCGGAACAACGAGCCCCTGCCTCCGCCGAACATGGGCATCCTGCGCACCAACCCCTCCGCCGTCATCCGGGAGGCGAAGGCGCTCATCGCCAGCGACGGCAGCGTGCACGCGGCCGAAATCGAGATGCTGCGGCAGATTCGGGAGCTGCTCGGCGTCATCAACTGA
- a CDS encoding sensor histidine kinase, protein MASSRIPIRGYRAGFFFVVVLLSAVTAFTLWTEVRTGSQVDGLVQEALERAGSIGRIRVDALSLEAAIEAHVRATGDAERRAADAVMEQILADIRASSEAYTRNLPQGEKALWYRFNAACQGLADQVRAAAIFSQRREAERARRHLAERIRPLAAELDALGGALEEENAAEARRLVNRLEDLRVRNTALGAGATLLAILLSSLVGWRVTSLLKRQEAIIQGQLEELGRHNQELDAFTRRVAHDLISPLAPLKGYLTLIRRTGAVNDAGALEMLAQCESSAVRMGELIEALLRFCRAGTRGESTVGELDTAVTTVLLEVAQTAAAQGVALERELEPGVAVDCPGQLLQVSARNLLTNAVKYSEGRPDPRVKVRVATEDGMAVLEVVDNGIGMAPGTLASLFQPFFRAPEVRGLPGHGLGLVTTKRVVEAHGGTLVVRSEEGKGTHVVVRFPRVVRPAAATSGSQATTASAGMRKVGT, encoded by the coding sequence GTGGCGAGCTCCCGCATCCCCATCCGCGGCTACCGGGCCGGCTTCTTCTTCGTGGTCGTCCTGCTGTCGGCCGTCACCGCTTTCACGTTGTGGACGGAGGTCCGCACGGGCAGCCAGGTGGACGGGTTGGTACAGGAGGCGCTGGAGCGGGCCGGCTCCATTGGCCGCATCCGCGTGGACGCGTTGTCGCTGGAGGCCGCCATCGAGGCGCATGTCCGCGCCACCGGTGACGCCGAGCGCCGCGCCGCGGACGCGGTGATGGAGCAGATCCTGGCGGACATCCGCGCCTCGTCGGAGGCGTACACACGCAACCTCCCGCAGGGCGAGAAGGCGCTGTGGTACCGCTTCAACGCCGCGTGCCAGGGGTTGGCGGACCAGGTGCGCGCGGCGGCCATCTTCTCGCAGCGCCGCGAGGCGGAGCGGGCCCGGCGCCACCTGGCCGAGCGCATCCGCCCGCTGGCGGCGGAGCTGGACGCGCTGGGCGGCGCGCTGGAGGAGGAGAACGCGGCCGAGGCACGCAGGCTGGTGAACCGGTTGGAGGACCTGCGCGTGCGCAACACCGCCCTGGGCGCGGGCGCCACGCTGCTGGCCATCCTCCTGTCGTCGCTGGTGGGCTGGCGCGTCACCTCGCTGCTCAAGCGCCAGGAGGCCATCATCCAGGGCCAGTTGGAGGAGCTGGGCCGGCACAACCAGGAACTGGACGCCTTCACGCGGCGCGTGGCGCACGACCTCATCTCTCCGCTCGCGCCGCTCAAGGGGTACCTGACGCTCATCCGCCGTACCGGCGCGGTGAACGACGCGGGCGCGCTGGAGATGCTGGCGCAGTGTGAGTCCAGTGCTGTTCGCATGGGCGAGCTCATCGAGGCGCTGCTGCGCTTCTGCCGCGCCGGTACGCGCGGCGAGAGCACGGTGGGTGAGCTGGATACGGCCGTCACCACCGTGCTGTTGGAGGTGGCGCAGACGGCGGCGGCGCAGGGCGTGGCGCTGGAGCGCGAGCTGGAGCCCGGCGTGGCGGTGGACTGCCCCGGGCAGCTGTTGCAGGTGAGCGCGCGCAACCTGCTCACCAACGCGGTGAAGTACTCGGAGGGCCGGCCCGACCCCCGTGTGAAGGTGCGCGTGGCCACCGAGGACGGCATGGCCGTGCTGGAGGTCGTGGACAACGGCATCGGCATGGCGCCGGGCACCCTGGCCTCGCTGTTCCAGCCCTTCTTCCGCGCGCCCGAGGTGCGCGGGCTGCCGGGCCACGGACTGGGACTGGTCACCACCAAGCGCGTGGTGGAGGCGCACGGCGGCACGCTGGTGGTGCGCTCGGAAGAAGGAAAGGGAACGCACGTGGTGGTGCGCTTCCCCCGCGTGGTGCGCCCGGCGGCGGCCACGAGCGGTTCTCAGGCAACGACTGCTTCCGCCGGAATGCGCAAGGTCGGCACATGA
- a CDS encoding sigma-54-dependent transcriptional regulator, which yields MSSARILVVDDDPQARDLLQRLLGPLGAVTQAPDPRRATERIAEGAFDLVLTDMAMPEPGDGLKVLHEVKAQLPDTPVVVVTAFGNIEGALDSIQQGAFDYLAKPFDVDAILRVARRALEQKRLVEENRSLRQQVERGSLMLVGRSPALLEVYKHVARAAASNVPVLITGETGTGKEMVARALHKRSPRMNGPFIPVDCGAITESLMESELFGHAKGSFTGASGARRGVFEEASGGTLFLDEIGDVGMKVQSQLLRVLQEGEIRRVGESVPVKVDVRVVAATNKDLKARVAEGLFREDLLYRLDVVHLHLPPLRERSEDIPALVEHFAGRHARGGVRPVVTPEANARLAAYDWPGNVRQLENVVARALALNVTGVLGPQDFPEPIGDASTPKMAGLAGDMPSLAELSRRYAAQVLQHVGGNKSEAARLLDVDRKTLYKLLEAPEAES from the coding sequence ATGAGCTCAGCCCGCATCCTCGTCGTGGATGATGACCCGCAGGCCCGCGATTTGCTCCAGCGCTTGTTGGGGCCGCTGGGGGCGGTGACGCAGGCCCCGGACCCGCGGCGCGCCACCGAGCGCATCGCGGAGGGCGCCTTTGATCTGGTCCTCACGGACATGGCCATGCCCGAGCCGGGCGACGGGCTGAAGGTGCTCCATGAGGTGAAGGCGCAGCTGCCGGACACGCCCGTGGTGGTGGTGACGGCCTTCGGCAACATCGAGGGCGCGCTGGACAGCATCCAGCAGGGCGCCTTCGACTACCTGGCGAAGCCCTTCGACGTGGACGCGATTCTGCGCGTGGCGCGCCGGGCGCTGGAGCAGAAGCGGCTGGTGGAGGAGAACCGCTCGCTGCGCCAGCAGGTGGAGCGCGGTTCGCTGATGCTTGTGGGCCGCAGCCCGGCGTTGCTGGAGGTGTACAAGCACGTGGCGCGCGCGGCGGCCAGCAACGTGCCGGTGCTGATTACGGGCGAGACGGGCACGGGGAAGGAGATGGTGGCGCGCGCGCTGCACAAGCGCTCGCCGCGCATGAACGGGCCCTTCATCCCCGTGGACTGCGGCGCGATTACGGAGTCGCTGATGGAGAGCGAACTGTTCGGCCACGCGAAGGGCAGCTTCACCGGCGCGTCCGGCGCGCGGCGAGGCGTCTTCGAGGAGGCCAGCGGCGGCACGCTCTTCCTGGATGAGATTGGCGACGTTGGCATGAAGGTGCAGTCGCAGCTCCTGCGCGTGTTGCAGGAGGGCGAAATCCGCCGCGTGGGTGAGAGTGTCCCCGTCAAGGTGGACGTGCGCGTGGTGGCGGCGACGAACAAGGACCTCAAGGCGCGGGTGGCGGAAGGCCTCTTCCGCGAGGATTTGCTGTACCGCCTGGACGTGGTGCACCTGCACCTGCCGCCGCTGCGGGAGCGGAGCGAGGACATCCCCGCGCTGGTGGAGCACTTCGCCGGGCGTCATGCGCGCGGCGGGGTGCGGCCGGTGGTGACGCCGGAGGCGAACGCGCGCCTGGCGGCCTACGACTGGCCGGGCAACGTGCGGCAGCTGGAGAACGTGGTGGCGCGGGCGCTGGCTCTCAACGTGACGGGCGTCCTGGGGCCCCAGGACTTCCCGGAGCCCATCGGGGATGCGTCCACCCCGAAGATGGCGGGCCTGGCGGGCGACATGCCGAGTCTGGCCGAGCTGTCCCGCCGCTACGCCGCGCAGGTGCTCCAGCACGTGGGCGGCAACAAGAGCGAGGCGGCGCGCCTGCTCGATGTGGACCGCAAGACGCTCTACAAGCTGCTGGAGGCCCCAGAGGCCGAGTCGTAG
- a CDS encoding SDR family NAD(P)-dependent oxidoreductase, which produces MKLAETAPTPAPEALPPPAPLSLDEVRRVTQLLEAISEDRFLLAGLPEEDRIAFLSAAGRVLHPDRDTKSRMAKALRRDRKKTKREHDRAIRATTEIRTLRRSAIFTVPALPPPPPSEAGPERILEQPRRCYVCKAEYRKLHFFYDAMCIECADYNYAKRTQRADLNGKVALITGARVKIGFQASLMLLRSGARVIATTRFPNDAAQRYVQEPDFADWAHRLHIHGLDLRHAPSVELFAKYIEQTHERLDILINNAAQTVRRPPGFYGHLLPGEMRRADDLPAAARALLAGHDACVSTVQPAALGAGKAGGSELATTWRSNDPALGIHSSAALSMLPYALEQEGDVRAIFPQGRLDADLQQVDLRDMNSWRLRLAEVQTAEMLEVHLINAVAPFILVGKLKPLMLRDRSSPGHVVNVSAMEGSFSRGTKTDKHPHTNMAKAALNMMTLTSAPDYARDNIYMNAVDTGWVTDEDPAQHAERKVQELDFQPPLDIVDGAARVVDPIIASENSGEYVWGNFFKDYRHTAW; this is translated from the coding sequence ATGAAGCTCGCCGAGACTGCTCCGACCCCCGCGCCCGAAGCGCTGCCGCCCCCCGCCCCCCTGTCCCTGGACGAGGTACGCCGCGTCACCCAGCTCCTGGAGGCCATCAGCGAGGACCGCTTCCTGTTGGCCGGCCTCCCCGAGGAGGACCGCATCGCCTTCCTGAGCGCCGCGGGACGCGTGCTGCACCCGGACCGCGACACCAAGTCCCGGATGGCGAAGGCGCTGCGCCGCGACCGGAAGAAGACGAAGCGCGAGCACGACCGCGCCATCCGCGCGACGACGGAGATTCGCACCCTGCGCCGCTCCGCCATCTTCACGGTGCCCGCGCTGCCGCCTCCGCCTCCCTCGGAAGCGGGACCGGAGCGCATCCTCGAGCAGCCCCGCCGCTGCTACGTCTGCAAGGCCGAGTACCGCAAGCTGCACTTCTTCTACGACGCGATGTGCATCGAGTGCGCGGACTACAACTACGCCAAGCGCACCCAGCGCGCCGACCTGAACGGGAAGGTCGCGCTCATCACCGGCGCCCGGGTGAAGATTGGCTTCCAGGCTTCGTTGATGCTGCTGCGCTCCGGCGCGCGCGTCATCGCCACCACGCGCTTCCCCAACGACGCCGCGCAGCGCTACGTCCAGGAGCCGGACTTCGCGGACTGGGCACACCGGCTGCACATCCACGGGCTCGACCTGCGGCACGCGCCCAGCGTGGAGCTCTTCGCGAAGTACATCGAGCAGACGCACGAGCGCCTGGACATCCTCATCAACAACGCCGCGCAGACGGTGCGCCGGCCCCCGGGCTTCTACGGCCACCTGCTGCCGGGAGAGATGCGCCGCGCGGACGACCTGCCGGCGGCGGCGCGCGCGCTGCTCGCGGGCCATGACGCCTGCGTCTCGACGGTGCAGCCGGCCGCCCTGGGTGCGGGCAAAGCGGGGGGCTCGGAGCTGGCCACCACCTGGCGCAGCAACGACCCGGCGCTGGGCATCCACTCCTCCGCCGCGCTGTCCATGCTGCCCTACGCCCTGGAACAGGAGGGCGACGTGCGCGCCATCTTCCCCCAGGGCCGGCTGGACGCGGACCTGCAGCAGGTGGACCTGCGGGACATGAACTCGTGGCGGCTGCGGCTCGCCGAGGTCCAGACGGCGGAGATGCTGGAGGTCCACCTCATCAACGCGGTGGCGCCCTTCATCCTCGTCGGGAAGCTGAAGCCGCTGATGCTCAGGGACCGCTCGTCCCCCGGCCACGTGGTGAACGTCTCCGCGATGGAGGGCAGCTTCTCGCGCGGGACGAAGACGGACAAACACCCGCACACCAACATGGCGAAGGCGGCGCTCAACATGATGACACTGACCTCCGCGCCGGACTACGCCCGCGACAACATCTACATGAACGCCGTGGACACCGGCTGGGTCACCGACGAGGACCCCGCGCAGCACGCGGAGCGCAAGGTGCAGGAGCTGGACTTCCAGCCACCGCTGGACATCGTCGACGGGGCGGCGCGGGTGGTGGACCCCATCATCGCCTCGGAGAACAGCGGCGAGTACGTCTGGGGCAACTTCTTCAAGGACTACCGTCACACCGCGTGGTGA